The Phaseolus vulgaris cultivar G19833 chromosome 5, P. vulgaris v2.0, whole genome shotgun sequence genomic interval GTAactattagtttttttttcttcaaaattcgtCGTTGTTTTGATTGCAGATATCTACTATGAATACTTTTAATGATGAAGTAGAACTTCAaattaataggtatagtctatctatgtatcgtttttgttaacatataggTTTTGACCTAGTtcttccatatttttgtattttttttaaataatattttttttcatgtgatgatagatgattgttgttacttgaggtgccaacctagctgagatgtcaaacatatctaacatgaaagcttttatatatataaaaaaaaaacttcaagtTGAATAAAAAACCACATATTTCAATCATTTTCATATTACAAGTACCTGAATGATCTAAAATTTGGATACGAACGAAAACCAATTTCGTGTTAtaggaaaaacatatttaaccctaTAATTAATAAGAAAGTTTAGCATCCTTGCGTGTATACATGAAGTAGCATTTAACAATAGCTGAAAATAAAATGGTATCAAATGGAAGTGATTCCCCAGCAATGATTAGGGAAGAAGACAAGGTTGAGAAAAGCTCTTACCATCTAATCATTGGAGAAAATGTGTTTGGCATAGCTTAATCcctttcttaataattatttaactttGTTAAAAGGGTTTATGGGCGATCCTATTGATGGTGGTCCATGATTTTCCAACTTTTCCTTGTCCACTTATTCATCATATTCTACAACTTAATTATCTCACAAATCTGTAAAGTAAAATACTTTATCACATCATTTTTCAACTTAACCTTCGTAAATTCCAGTTTTGTACGTAATGTTGATCATATGATTTCGTCATTCACTGTTTAATTTTGACTAATTAAACTTAATTATTGTCTAATCTCTAACAAAATAATTAGCGAATTCAAGGGTTTGGAAATTGTTTTTCTCACTAAAAACCAATCAGTTTTTTTGGCTGTGTTTGGACTTAGATAAAGTgggaaaaggaaagaaagaaaaagagactGGGAGATTATTTGGAGTTAGGAAAAGTGAgtagaaaggaaagaaaaagtttgtaattgataaatattttatttaaaaaaatatcaaaatttaaataatatttattttatttattatttaattattttaatttaattattcattttattatagtaataaaaatatattataaatatttaatcattatatgtcacacatcaatttaaaatatataaagaattaattaattaaattttgttcttacaaattaattattaaacattaaaattaaatttttttttattataataatattatttattttaattatttattatattacaattttaaagtaaatattttactatatttattttaacataattggtatatataattaattatctctttgatgataattgattatgggtagttattaaaactttttttcGTATATTAGCAGGAAAAATTAAGAACAAGTTTTGTATTGTTTTTCGTATTTTaatactttgattttttttttgtgcttCTGCGCTCCCATGTTTTCGTGTTGGAACAGAAAAGGGGAAAATCTACAAAGAAATTTTTTGCATCAgcataaacttttttttcttctaaaaaatgtaatatttcATCAACTGCCATTAACTAACTGCACATGCTTTGAAGATCTTATGTAACACTTCATCTCATACAAATTTCTAACTTTGGACAAAAAATCGATCATCCATCTGATTCAATTGTCATCTACGAAGTATAAGTTGTAATAAATCTTCAAAGGTAAAATGCACATAAGAATCATTTAATTAagcatatttaatatatttttaaaaataaaaaattactatattAGTAACAATTAGcaattaaaatagtaatatatttgtcattaacataattaagtgccttaaaatcatttttatctctcaaactttatttaaatattaattaaattcatCTTAATCCTATATAACTTCAATGGGTAACCAAATTCATTTTATCCTCATAcaactttatttttatcaaaataaaatcatttcagTTTTACACGATTTTAACAAAAAGAAATCATGTCTGGTTGGTACAATTTatctatatttaaaatatatttttttatccatttttGTAATAAATCATGAGATTACTCATGTTATGTAAAATTTGATGGAAAACACATGCGAAAGtaacacacataatcacgaatcaactgcataAAATAAACCACATAaaatttaacgtggttcggtcgccaatcTGAACCTACATCCACGGTTGTTCTTACTTCGCACTCAACAAAATTTCCTTTATATTCCATGAATAAATTACTTTTGATCACccaaaactcattttttttcccTATGAATTTCCGTGACCCATGTGCTACCCAATAGAACTTATGCaaagaaatatttttgaaaataacttttatgaatcacacctttaATATATCATATCAAAGTCTTCTAGCTTCATATGCAAGCAATAATTTACATAAGCTGATGGAAAATTGGAGTCACATGACTTGTTTCAAAGATTGGCAGATGGAGGCAGCACTTTGAGGAGGCTGACGTTACATGCCTCCACTAACTTCCCCCAAACATTGATTGATACATCCAAGAATGGGATGTCTCcaaatctaattttattttcctCTTGATTCTTTATGCACAACAATTACCTTAATCTTTTCTAATTTCACTGCAcacttttgtttctttttttattatttccaAGAATCTCCAGTTAAACACGACCACATAGGACACTGAAGTGTGATAATTTCAGAATAGAAGACATCGATTTCATGCCTCATTCAGATGTCTATATGCATGGAGCTAGAGCACTACAGACAGTTTAACTAACCTCACACAAATACACATAAATGCATGCAAACAAAGAGAGACAACTACAACTTAGTTTACCTCCCAACTTGTACTGCAACAACCGTGCAACCCTATGCAGAGTTGTAGGCATGACAACCTTAAGCAGGAAACAGAAGGTGGTGTCTTGTGTATAACTGTAATTCACTGGAGTGGCAGGACAATGGGTGAGCCACGGCAGAGTTAAAGGTAATGATGGTGACAGGTTTGGAACAACACAAATTGATTGGTTGCAGCTGTTGTGTTATGCCAATGCTTCAAACATAGGCCATGGTTTTTTCATTTGGTGTCTTGATGGATTGGGATGAACTAATGATTTAACATGTGCCTTAGTAATTGCCACCACAACCAGCACCAATGCTTTTCAAGCACAATTCATGTACTACTTAGAAATGAAAACAATTCTTTGCAATGGTAATGTATGAATGAGGGAATATAATTTCTCACCTTTAATAAACTTTCTAAGTAATTAACAAGTAATTAACGCTAAATATATTACTATTAACAGAGTTGAATAATAGTCAAATACAACTTATAAATTTGATCTAAAATCTTATTCCCAAGAATCCCATTCCCAGAAAAATAGTTAATTGGAAATCAAAGGTTCTGTTTTTTAGAGGGGGGTAAAAATTTTGGATTTTGATGGAgcttaatgaaaaaaattcatCTATTTACCCACCTCTACCTAGTGAAATGATGGCTTTCGTTGTTTTAAATGTTTCACAACACGTGCTCATGCAAACGCCGACAAGAAAAGGAATAAAAGACACAGGATATGAAACCGACCATGAAGCCCAATATGGCAATGTCAAGGACCCAAAACTACTAGAGGTCATATggataaagataaaaaggagCTTACGGACCCAATAAAAAGGAGTCATAATGGAACATGTCAGAAACTTTTAATGATCAAGCTGAGCTGAACAGACACTTCTTTCTGAAAAGTACACTATGAAACAAGTAACATTTCATACTGACTCCATCATCTATCTATATACAGAAGTTTGCTTAAGTAGATTACTCTGAGATATAGATATGATATGAGTGTTAGCTATAGTCAGGagataaaaaatcaaatacaataCAATAACACAGCTCcatcaaaagataaaaaagaaaaagttgtgACGTTCAATTACAAAGGAGCAGTAGCTGTGGTCTAGCTAGCATAACTAGTGCTTCCATCCCTTTGAGTGACCATCTTGCATGTAAGGCTCTAAAAATCCAATAaactgaaaataaaagaaaaaacattgaAGAGAAGTACGttgagaatttattttaaattgacaAGTGCTTGATCAAAATGAATCCTGCAAGTTGAAAAGTAAAAACTTTACTCCAGGTTTAAACCTTATTCCCAGCCATTGAATATTAGATGAGTCCAACAGTGGTTACATCAAAATGCTTTAGGTTGAACATAATGTCATACTTCAAATTATGAGACAAGATAGGACGCTATACCACGCTTTAAGCAGTAATGGAAGCAGAAAAATAGCAGAATTTGGTGGGTATCCACACACCTTACTTCCATCTTCATTCCAGCGTGCACCATATCCATCAGCAACCCTTATTTCAAAGACAACTCCATGTGGTGGGACAGTATGCACATTCAGCCAACAACAATGTGCTATTAAGCGGTTAATGGCATCCTTTGCAAGCATATTTTTATTAGAATCTATAAGAACATTGAAAAGGACAGGATCAGTGAAAACATGATCCACTTATTTGAAAGCAGTACACACTATTAATATACTCACTAAACATTCCAGCAGACACAGTGAAGCTAACTCAGAAAAACATCTTCAGACAAATTCTGTTAGAGCTCAAAGTCAATATGTCTGCCTGGTTTTGGATCAAGACAAGAGCAAGCTCAAAACAAGAATTTTGTACTCTATTGGAGAAATAAGAAATTTGCAGGCCAAAATTAGAAATAGGTGGGATAATCATGTTGTAGTTAACTAATTGAATGTTGTGTAGTTACAGAAAGtatgttttgtttttctatttgacAGTAGGAAGTGATTATTTATCATCCCGTTTAACTCTTGAGTGAAGAAATACTCAGGTGAGTAGGGTGATAATACACACTCAGGGAAGGTTTTCAAGTTTTCACAAAACTTAAAATCTTCTTGACATAGCGGATACTTTTACTGGAGTGTTTAAATAGTCATAGGCAAGAGGTGTCGAACCAATGTTGTGTCtatcattttcttttcattGTATATGTTCCTATTATCAATCCTTTGGTTGGGAGTTTTCCCAACATGATTAACAATGTTTCatgcttattttgtttttctgctAATCAGAGCTGAGAATTGTTTTCTCAGAGAAGAGCCTTGGATAAGGCTGGTTGGATAGTTCATCTATCAAATTTGAGGGTACTATAGAATTACATTAAGTTCCAGTTTTAAACCTATCAGATTCTTCTATGGGAAACAGATTCCATGTGCCAACAAACCTAGACAACCAAGACAGAATCGAAATCAAAAGGAAATCACAAACATATATCTGAAATATTTCAATTCACAAAAAGAATCCTTACCATTTCCATTTAGAGAACCCCAATAACTACCTATACTCCTACAAGCATGCTTGGCCAACGCACGAGCTCCATAAGTCAAGCCATTTTCCTGAATAATGATCATATAAGTGTGGATATATAATTTACAAAGAGCATCATCCTATAGagaccaaaaaaaaattattatagtgAAAACAGTGAAAAGTTCTACAGAATCTTAACACTCGTTCTTAATGTGGAGCAGTGTTGTTTTTAAGGTTCTTACATTTGGATTGCAGGGAAAATTAGAAGAGGCTAATAGAGTTGATATTGGCGGAGGAAGTGCATCAGAAATTGTCCCAGTGGTCTGCATCAGACCTAGAAGGCCTTGAACACCCTCATAGCTTAATTCCTACGCAAAAGTAGGACAACACAATAGTCAGAAACTATACTAAAGAATTTCTATATGAGAACACTTGGGTGTTACCATGAACACATACAAATACTTCTGTCACTCCTGTGCAACAGATCAATGAATAATTACTAATTACTAAGTTAACCATTGTTATTCTGCATATGAAATAAATACTATGGGTTTAGTATTCAACTTTCACAAATCAAAGACAACATCAAACCAATAGTTAATCATGTATACAACAAGGTGGAAGCAGCCTTTTTAAAGGAGTTGTAGATGATTTTCAAATCCAATAAGAGAAAagttaatatggtatcaaaagAAATTGAACCCACACAGAATAAGCTAGCCAAAGAATCGTATGGTTGAGGGGTGAATTTTGAAACAATGATTGCAAGAACACCATTTTCATGTTCCTGCTCCTCTGTGTAGAACCTCCGGTAGACTTTTACACCTGTAATGCTATCCAAGTGTTATTCTGGAACAGTCCACATAAATCTGGAATTGATTAAGACATAATAAATGGTAATTCTTTCATCTTAAAAACTTTTTGGATTATAAACACAATGTTGAGAAAAAATAACCACTTCGAGTACTTAGTTTGTTCATTTGGAATTGAATAACTCTCAGAATGCTATTTGTCTAGTAGATACACAATCCGATTCCACTTCTTTGTCTATAATAAGGATATTCAGTACCTTCTTCTGCACTTTCAACTCCTGGAAGAACTTTTCCAAGGCTTTCTGCCTCTAACATGGCAAGGAATGTCGGATACCGTCTTACTCCCTACACAGTAAAGCATTGATGCAGTTAAGAGAGAAATGCAAATCAAATCCATTACAGAATGAAGCAATATTATTAACCACACAAAGCAGTACCTGAACTTCGAACACCACAGACTTGTTAAAGAGAATCAGATTTCCTGATTTAATCCTGGAAACCAAATTAGGGGTTAAaaggataaataaaaaaattaaaagtaaaatggCCTTCTATAGTTCATAGTAGATTGGTAGAAAAATATTGAGAGATAATATCCAAGGACAGTCTATATGATATGGCTCCAGAGACTATGATATAATATTGTATTAAATGCATTTATGGACTTTGTTATGCAGCTTATTTTGATAGAACTtagaaaaaatgaaacaaaatcacATAATTTCGCTCCCTAGACAGGTGAGAAAGGCATTTGATTCCATTTTGCTTTTGTTATATTGGAAGGACTAGCACCTAGATGGTATATGTAGCCCAATGGAGAATCAAACCTTTGACGTGTTCACAACCAAATCTTAAAGAATTCAGCCCATATTAATTGAAGTCACAAACCCTTTCGAATTTGTTCTTGACATGAAAAATCACAAATAAGCCACCTGTTTGTTCAGTTGGTGAAGTTTGCCTCCAATTGATTACCCAATGCTACTTTCATATGTATTTTACATCTAGAAGACTCAGTTCCAAAATTCAGACCACAACCTTTAATTTGAGGTCTAATTCTAACTCAATTTGAATCACATGCATGATAGTGTGTCACTCTGTTATAGTGGAGGAAATGTTCATAtctaagaatatatttttaattaaaagtaaataaattgaACCTATTGTACTTCCCACTAGCACACCTCCCTTCAATTGTTTTTAGGCCATCTGCAGGAAATAAAATCATACTCCATAAGGCTTAGTACACATGAATTACATGAATCACAGTAGGAGTGAAAATGTCATGTTCTGATAATCAAGGTACTTCGGGTCTAGTTTTCATTCTTTCTTTAAGTGGCAATAGATGATTTTTCTATCCACCAACACGGTTTAGCAAAAACACATAATTTCCAGACCTGATTACATTGAACTTCATCATATTCAAATAAAGTACAGACTGACAAATACCGGTTAGCTGCGAAAAGAAAGGCTCTTGGACGTGGAGTTCAAAGGAAACACCCTTCAAAATCTGTTGAAACAAAACACTACAACGAAATCAGCTTATGCAGTCAAATAAGTGGACAAATGGATGAGTCAACACATCATTATTTACATTTACTATTTCAAACCCCTTTTCCAGAATCAATTTGTGCCACTCTTGTTGTTTCTGCTGTGCGGAAGAATCTTCAAATTCATGGCACATGGCTAAATTGGCGCCTGTTCTACAAAACGTTTCAGAATGCATACACCTCAACAGAGCTGAGGCCAGACACTTGTACAGGGGATACGGTGGCACCCCTTCCAAAGAATCTGCAAAACAGTTAAAATATGCATATGGGTTGTCTTGGATTGGATGGTTATTTGAGGATACACACAAAAAGAACAACATTTTCAAATCAAAATCATAGAAAACAGAATAGTATGTAAGTACCATGTAAGGATGATGGGTGTGTTGGGTCATCTTTGAGAAGGGTGGAGCAGAATTGGGAAGAAAGATTGAGATGGTGAGAGCGAGAACTGAGACTGAACCTTACAAGTTCCTCTAAACAATCACCCAGCTTCACCGGAGACGAACAACCATCACCATCACCATTTTCATCGTAAACACTACCATTCTTCTCCATTTTCCTCTCAATTCTATTACATTAATGATTATGTGTTATATTTCATGGAATTCATTTTTACAAACTCGTACTACCTTCCTACTGTTTGACAGAAAGTCCAAATTATccataaattataaacaatgtAAATTGCatatttagaaatttattttagattttcaatTACAGACttactaatatattttttcataatacacaaatatattcaaaatatattttttatccaaaaattattatacattaaCCTATGAAGCTAAGACACGTACGATATATATTGGTaaagtgtcaaattcaaaaaatatttattgaatttctgaTAATTCTATCacgattttaaaaataaaaatattaattttctaaaactcaaatttattgtttaaatttttgttataattataaaaataaggaacaaattcttttaaacTTGAGAAACATCTTTCCGGTAacaaaaaaactgaaacatacttgtgtacataaatatttattgtcaatttatatcatttataattatataatatacagATATGTATctcgtatcctacattttataAAGTATACATATTTTCGTGTTCGCGTATGTATGTATCCGTGTCTATACTACATAGTATTATACAATGCAATATATGTTTgtagattatgaaatttaaaaatatattcctagttgtaaaatttaaaatatatttttagaccGCCTAATTTATAGTAAAGCATTGTTTCTTGCACTTCCATGTTTTCTTTTTACACCTTAATACACATGAAAAATGACAAAAGTATTATTTTGTACAATTCAACTGGAAAATTCTAGACTGAATGATCCGAAAGTTTCTTATATTGTATATGttagaaagttaaaaaaataggtGTTGTATTACAAATTTCACAAACTATAATGGAAATTTTTACTTTAGATGTTACAGCTTATAATACATTTTCAAATTGTGAAAGTTATAAATGTATTTCAGATTAACTTTTTTGCTTTCAACAATccgaaaatttattttagatttaataatctggaattaaatttttttcacttttagattttgaaattcaaaaatatatttccaaATTCGATGAAGGGAGTAATTGAAAAAtgcaaaattaaatatatgaaaaagatgaaaaaaaaatactagagttgacaaaaaaaaatatttgataaggttgggataaaaaaaaggtaagaccaatgtattttttttaatattttaatagttaattaattCAAACTTCGTATCTCTTGTACTAATTCTCTAGTTTAGTTTTTTAGGTTTCAacataaattcaaaattatgatttttgttATCTAGTAATATTGAAAATGTATATTCGTTGGTTAATTTTATTAGAAATTCATTAACACAACATTATAAAGAAATGTAAGGCATGCGTaagaatatttatataattttcaacACAGAATAAGGTTTGCGTGGaatgaatgaaaaaaatgtCAAGGAGgaaaaaagatatttaaaagaGTATCAATGATTTAACCTTTAGATTGGGTGATAAAAAAGTAAGAGGAtaggaaagaaataaaaaattgaagtgAAAGTGAGATTCTTTGAgctaaaagaaaaaagaaaaaaaaaaaaaggagatttgagtataatttttatgtaaaataaaaatacatggTAATAAGTTTAGTTAGgtaataatattatgttaatttacgcatgttagaaaaaaaagcaaatgattataataaaattgttttttttttcttttataagatATATCATAAACTATTGTTGTATGGATTTCGAAGGTTTTGTTCTCCATGTCACTCATAATTTTTGGACTCCTTAGTATCAGCGACTCTCAATCTTTGGTTTCAATAGGATATCTATAAAATGATATTCGATATTTAAgttagtatttaaattttgatggTTGAGagtaataaatgttattattattgacTTGAtattaacactacaagaaaaatcataaaatagaaaccaatttttaaataccaaaataattagttgtaatagtaactaaattagagaccattttagaaactaaataaaaaattggtttctaaattagtttctattattgttaaatagtttctaaattggtatttaattagcaaacaaggttttaactaccaattatttagtttctaaatttggtctctaaaatcttggttgctaattagataccaatttataaactatttaacgataatagaaactaatttagaaaccaatttttatttttttttctaaaatgatttctaatttagttactattgcaactaattatttttgtttttaaaaattggtttttatttcatgattttcttgtaatgattaTTCAACCTATTTATAGATATGAATTGGACTTTATCGTAGTAGTGAGCATAAATTAATAcgaatatataaattaatctcTATCTTAATTTCTATAATTTGAATATCATCAAAACTTTTTAACAGTTATAAAAAAGTATAGGAAATTTTGTTGTCATTCTTAAAAAATCCTAATAACATCACATGACTTCTATTTATATGATTTGAAAGCTAAAAGATCCTTTCATTGAAAAAACAGTAATAATACATTGACAAATGATGCAGTATAAAATCTCTGATtcatgatataaaaaaaaaggtatttctgttatttcataacaaaaattgaaatttaaaaaaaaaacaaggttATAGACTGTTAGAAATTGTTAATATATcacttctaaaaaaaaatattcattcatTTATTGTACGATGATTGTTGTACATCGAAATCCTCAAAGGACATTCTAGACACCTTTGGTCTATGTTTTGAGTTGTGTGTGTATTGTCTATGTACAAACTACAAATGTTGCACTACACAGGATTATCAGAAGCTGCTTGCGCATTTGCATTCTAGTACCCTGTTCCTAAGTTCTTTTGGACCAAATCTAATCAAATAATTGACTATTGATGAATTCAGATGCTGTCAAATCTGGATCTCTTTAACTGTTCTTTTTTCCAAGGCTTCGGTTGGTGCAAAATGAGGCTCCACAGAACCATCTGAAAGATTGCACCGATGCTCATGGCGAGTTTTTACAGTCCACAACACAATTAACAACACCATGATCACTGCAAGAAGCAGCATTCCTAGCCACACCATCTCAGCATATTTCTTCAAAGGCTTGCAGTGGTTGACAAGGACTTGAGAAAATGCTTCTTTTACCAGTTTGCATTCCAACAAGTGTTCCACACTTGGATACACATTCAGTACTTCCTGAATTGAATTTGTGTAAGCCTCAACTCTCGTGTACTGGCTGCCTGTTATGTAGTACAAGTTGTCACAGCTTCCATCAATGCCATTCAAACAAGTGAATGGTTTCAGTGCCTTGACAGGGAAATGAAGGTGTTAGCATATCTTGGTCTGGTAATTAAGGGCAGAAATAGAAGTCATGAAGACAATGTTACCTTTGGGATGTCTCCTATTCTTATAGTGTTCTTAGGGCAGTTCTCTGGCTGGTATAAGTACTTGGGTGGACCTGAGAAGGGGTTGCAGACATGAACAAGATTCACATCTGATGTTGCCTGCATGGCTGATATGTTTGCATTCACCTGGACAATGACCAAAACCAAAACATTAGTCCTCCTTCATCAGCTGGCTACGTTGGATTCAACACCAACattgtataaataataata includes:
- the LOC137835806 gene encoding uncharacterized protein isoform X1, whose product is MEKNGSVYDENGDGDGCSSPVKLGDCLEELVRFSLSSRSHHLNLSSQFCSTLLKDDPTHPSSLHDSLEGVPPYPLYKCLASALLRCMHSETFCRTGANLAMCHEFEDSSAQQKQQEWHKLILEKGFEIVNILKGVSFELHVQEPFFSQLTDGLKTIEGRCASGKYNRIKSGNLILFNKSVVFEVQGVRRYPTFLAMLEAESLGKVLPGVESAEEGVKVYRRFYTEEQEHENGVLAIIVSKFTPQPYDSLASLFCELSYEGVQGLLGLMQTTGTISDALPPPISTLLASSNFPCNPNENGLTYGARALAKHACRSIGSYWGSLNGNDSNKNMLAKDAINRLIAHCCWLNVHTVPPHGVVFEIRVADGYGARWNEDGSKVCGYPPNSAIFLLPLLLKACLLDF
- the LOC137835806 gene encoding uncharacterized protein isoform X2, producing MEKNGSVYDENGDGDGCSSPVKLGDCLEELVRFSLSSRSHHLNLSSQFCSTLLKDDPTHPSSLHDSLEGVPPYPLYKCLASALLRCMHSETFCRTGANLAMCHEFEDSSAQQKQQEWHKLILEKGFEIVNILKGVSFELHVQEPFFSQLTDGLKTIEGRCASGKYNRIKSGNLILFNKSVVFEVQGVRRYPTFLAMLEAESLGKVLPGVESAEEGVKVYRRFYTEEQEHENGVLAIIVSKFTPQPYDSLASLFCELSYEGVQGLLGLMQTTGTISDALPPPISTLLASSNFPCNPNENGLTYGARALAKHACRSIGSYWGSLNGNDSNKNMLAKDAINRLIAHCCWLNVHTVPPHGVVFEIRVADGYGARWNEDGSKFIGFLEPYMQDGHSKGWKH